A part of Miscanthus floridulus cultivar M001 unplaced genomic scaffold, ASM1932011v1 fs_452_1_2, whole genome shotgun sequence genomic DNA contains:
- the LOC136531812 gene encoding uncharacterized protein: MDGGSGLNIMYAKTLDAMGIDQVRIRPTGAPFHGIVPRKQAVPLGQIDVPIPFGSPSNYRTETLTFERAYECEIESCELASATLTSEELAAIRKDITEGAPDAKRATGSCEPMENVKEVLIDPDNSTDKTVCIGTALSPK, translated from the exons atggatggaggcagcggcctcaacatcatgtacgccaagacgctcgacgccatgggcatcgatcaAGTGCGCATCCGACCGACcggagcgcctttccacggcatcgtgcctagaaagcaggccgtgccacttgggcagatcgatgtGCCCATCCCCTTTGGGTctccatccaactataggacggagaccctcaccttcgaa AGGGCCTACGAGTGTGAGATCGAGAGCTGTGAGCTTGCTTCAGCAACCCTCACTTCCGAGGAGCTCGCAGCCATCAGGAAGGACATCACTGAAGGAGCGCCTGACGCGAAGCGGGCGACCGGATCCTGTGAGCCAATGGAGAAtgtcaaggaggtcctcatcGACCCTGACAACTCCACCGACAAGACAGTGTGCATCGGCACAGCCCTCTCCCCCAAGTAG